A single genomic interval of Feifania hominis harbors:
- the clpB gene encoding ATP-dependent chaperone ClpB has protein sequence MNMQKFTRKSLEAIEAAQSLAIENQNQQIEQQHLLLALLRQENGLIPELLRKMGVDAGAVESEAARLVGALPGVSGPGREAGKIYISPEVDAALNEAEKTAAGMKDEYVSVEHIFLALLQGPNQALAGLFKTFSLTRERFLKTLVSVRGNARVTNDTPEETYDALKKYGDDLVERARSKKLDPVIGRDDEIRNVIRILSRKTKNNPVLIGEPGVGKTAIAEGLAQRIVRGDVPASLKDKTIFALDMGALVAGAKYRGEFEERLKAVLSEIKKSDGRIILFIDELHTIVGAGKTEGAMDAGNLLKPMLARGELHCIGATTLNEYRQYIEKDAALERRFQPVLVGEPTVEDTIAILRGLKERYEVYHGVKIQDDAIIAAATLSNRYITDRFLPDKAIDLIDEACAMIRTEMDSMPTELDVISRKIIQLEIEEAALKKDKGRGAEAHLEEIQKELAELREQFKAMKARWDNEKASIGKVQKLREQLEELSAEIEQAENSYDLNRAAELKYGRLPELQKQLAEEERRAAEGGTEDTLLRDKVTEEEIARIIERWTGIPVAKLVESEREKLLHLDDILHRRVIGQDEAVRKVTEAIIRSRAGIQDPKRPIGSFLFLGPTGVGKTELAKALAEDLFDDEKNIVRIDMSEYMEKYSVSRLIGAPPGYVGYEEGGQLTEAVRRKPYCVVLFDEVEKAHPDVFNVLLQVLDDGRITDSQGRTVDFKNTIIILTSNLGSACLLDGIDENGDISESARAEVDELLRRSFRPEFLNRLDEIVFYKPLTKADITQIIDLMIAELNRRLENKQLRCTLSDEAKSFVIDNAYDPVYGARPLRRYIQRNVETLIGRKIIADDLLPGSELRVVVRDGALAVETAPAGAGAN, from the coding sequence ATGAACATGCAGAAATTCACCCGAAAATCCCTTGAGGCCATCGAGGCCGCCCAGTCGCTGGCCATTGAAAACCAGAACCAGCAGATCGAGCAGCAGCATCTGCTTTTGGCGCTGCTGCGGCAGGAGAACGGGCTCATCCCCGAGCTTCTTCGCAAGATGGGCGTGGACGCGGGCGCCGTCGAGAGCGAGGCCGCGCGCCTGGTGGGGGCGCTGCCCGGCGTGTCGGGCCCCGGCCGTGAGGCCGGCAAAATCTACATCTCACCCGAGGTGGACGCTGCCCTGAACGAGGCGGAGAAGACCGCCGCGGGCATGAAGGACGAATACGTCTCGGTGGAGCACATCTTTCTCGCGCTCCTGCAGGGGCCGAATCAGGCGCTCGCCGGGCTCTTCAAGACTTTTTCGCTCACCCGCGAGCGCTTTCTCAAGACCCTCGTGTCGGTGCGCGGCAACGCCCGCGTGACAAACGACACCCCTGAGGAGACCTATGACGCGCTCAAAAAGTACGGCGACGACCTCGTCGAGCGCGCCCGCTCAAAGAAGCTCGACCCGGTCATCGGCCGCGACGACGAGATTAGAAACGTCATCCGCATCCTCTCGCGCAAGACCAAGAACAACCCCGTTCTCATCGGCGAGCCGGGCGTCGGCAAGACGGCCATCGCCGAGGGCCTCGCGCAGCGCATTGTGCGCGGCGACGTGCCCGCGAGCCTCAAGGACAAGACCATCTTCGCGCTCGACATGGGCGCGCTCGTGGCGGGCGCGAAGTACCGCGGCGAGTTTGAAGAGCGCCTCAAGGCCGTTTTGAGCGAGATCAAAAAGAGCGACGGCCGCATCATCCTCTTCATCGACGAGCTGCACACCATCGTCGGCGCGGGCAAGACCGAGGGCGCGATGGACGCGGGCAACCTCTTAAAGCCCATGCTCGCGCGCGGCGAGCTGCACTGCATCGGCGCGACCACCTTAAACGAGTACCGCCAGTACATCGAGAAGGACGCGGCGCTCGAGCGGCGCTTTCAGCCCGTGCTCGTCGGCGAGCCGACCGTGGAGGACACCATCGCCATCCTGCGCGGACTCAAGGAGCGCTACGAGGTCTACCACGGCGTCAAGATTCAGGACGACGCCATCATCGCGGCGGCGACCCTGTCGAACCGCTACATCACCGACCGCTTTCTGCCCGACAAGGCCATTGACCTGATCGACGAGGCCTGCGCCATGATCCGCACCGAGATGGACTCCATGCCGACCGAGCTCGACGTCATCTCGCGCAAAATCATCCAGCTCGAGATCGAGGAGGCCGCCCTGAAGAAAGACAAGGGGCGCGGCGCCGAGGCCCACCTTGAGGAGATTCAAAAGGAACTCGCCGAGCTGCGTGAGCAGTTCAAGGCCATGAAAGCCCGGTGGGACAATGAAAAGGCCTCCATCGGCAAGGTGCAGAAGCTGCGCGAGCAGCTCGAAGAGCTCTCTGCCGAGATCGAGCAGGCCGAAAACAGCTACGACCTCAACCGCGCCGCCGAGCTCAAGTACGGCCGTCTGCCCGAGCTCCAGAAACAGCTCGCGGAAGAGGAGCGCCGCGCCGCCGAGGGCGGCACGGAGGACACCCTGCTGCGCGACAAGGTCACCGAGGAGGAGATCGCGCGCATCATTGAGCGCTGGACGGGCATCCCCGTGGCAAAGCTCGTCGAGAGCGAGCGCGAGAAGCTGCTGCACCTCGATGACATTCTGCACCGCCGCGTGATCGGCCAGGACGAGGCCGTGCGCAAGGTGACCGAGGCCATCATCCGCTCGCGCGCCGGCATCCAGGATCCGAAGCGCCCCATCGGCTCGTTTCTGTTTCTGGGGCCCACGGGCGTGGGCAAGACCGAGCTTGCCAAGGCCCTCGCCGAGGATCTCTTTGACGACGAGAAGAACATCGTGCGCATCGACATGAGCGAGTACATGGAGAAGTACTCCGTCTCCCGATTGATCGGCGCGCCGCCCGGATACGTCGGCTATGAAGAGGGCGGCCAGCTCACCGAGGCCGTGCGGCGCAAGCCCTACTGCGTCGTGCTGTTCGACGAGGTGGAAAAGGCCCATCCGGATGTGTTCAACGTCCTCTTACAGGTGCTCGACGACGGGCGCATCACCGACTCCCAGGGGCGCACGGTGGACTTTAAGAACACCATCATCATTCTGACCTCGAACCTCGGCTCGGCCTGTCTGCTCGACGGCATCGACGAGAACGGCGACATCAGCGAGAGTGCGCGCGCCGAGGTCGACGAGCTGCTGCGCCGGTCGTTCCGGCCGGAGTTTTTGAACCGCCTCGACGAGATCGTCTTCTACAAGCCCCTGACCAAGGCCGACATCACGCAGATCATTGACCTGATGATTGCGGAACTCAATCGCCGCCTCGAGAACAAACAGCTTCGCTGCACCCTCTCGGACGAGGCCAAGAGCTTTGTCATCGACAATGCCTACGACCCGGTCTACGGCGCCCGGCCGCTGCGCCGCTACATTCAGCGCAACGTCGAGACCCTCATCGGGCGCAAAATCATCGCCGACGACCTGCTGCCCGGAAGCGAGCTGCGCGTCGTTGTACGGGACGGCGCTCTCGCCGTGGAGACGGCGCCGGCTGGCGCCGGGGCAAATTGA